Proteins encoded within one genomic window of Candidatus Neomarinimicrobiota bacterium:
- a CDS encoding sigma-54-dependent Fis family transcriptional regulator: MVSIHIIDDDSEIRELLKELFESDEYEVSTFNSAEDAHPYILREIPDLILLDIGLPGMDGLTFLEKLKTEFDDVEVIMITGQADLRSAIRAIKLGAMDYIRKPIDPDELKIQVNHAIDRRKKREQLSYLQDKSQNHFGNIVGTSEPMQKVYQFIYQVAESSKTTILIRGETGTGKGLVARSIHYQSPRAKHPFIEVNCSAIQPSLLESELFGHEAGAFTDAKKRKKGLLELAHEGTFFLDEVGDMNLASQSKLLKVLEEKTFRRVGGTKEIKIDARIISASSKDLMTLVEENKFRADLYYRLNVASVRLPALRERDDDIIILSNYFLDVFNKEFKRNIRSISPAAQKMLMKHPWVGNVREIRNVIERAVLFEQGDVLSPQTISLQHDSQSREVQDLLDVSVNQVFHLPEEGISLEELEQNLLKQALERTGGNKTKAAALLGLSRETMKYRLKKFKLS, from the coding sequence ATGGTCTCCATTCATATCATAGATGATGACTCTGAAATCAGGGAGCTCTTAAAGGAGCTGTTTGAATCGGACGAATATGAGGTATCCACCTTTAACTCTGCTGAGGATGCCCATCCCTATATTCTTCGTGAAATTCCAGACTTGATCCTTTTGGATATCGGTCTACCCGGCATGGATGGCCTCACCTTTCTCGAGAAATTGAAAACTGAATTTGATGACGTTGAAGTCATTATGATAACAGGACAGGCAGATCTCCGCTCTGCCATCCGGGCCATCAAGCTAGGGGCGATGGACTATATCCGTAAACCCATTGATCCCGATGAATTAAAGATTCAGGTCAATCATGCCATTGACCGCCGCAAGAAACGTGAACAACTAAGTTACCTTCAGGACAAGAGTCAGAATCATTTTGGCAACATCGTGGGTACCAGTGAACCCATGCAGAAAGTATATCAATTTATCTATCAGGTAGCTGAATCCTCAAAAACAACGATATTAATCAGGGGTGAGACCGGTACGGGAAAAGGGCTGGTGGCCCGTTCCATACATTATCAGAGTCCTCGGGCAAAACACCCGTTCATAGAGGTGAATTGCTCAGCCATCCAACCAAGCCTGCTGGAATCAGAATTGTTTGGTCATGAAGCAGGTGCCTTTACTGATGCCAAGAAAAGAAAAAAGGGACTATTGGAACTGGCCCATGAGGGGACTTTCTTCCTGGACGAAGTCGGAGATATGAATCTGGCATCTCAATCCAAACTTCTAAAGGTACTGGAAGAGAAGACCTTTAGGCGGGTGGGTGGTACGAAAGAGATTAAAATCGATGCCCGCATTATCAGCGCATCATCAAAAGATCTGATGACACTTGTGGAGGAGAATAAATTTCGGGCTGATCTGTATTACCGCCTCAATGTGGCTTCGGTTCGGCTTCCTGCGCTGCGAGAGCGTGATGACGATATTATTATCCTTTCAAATTACTTCCTTGATGTGTTCAATAAGGAATTCAAGCGGAATATCAGGAGTATCTCCCCTGCGGCCCAGAAAATGTTGATGAAACACCCCTGGGTGGGAAATGTCCGGGAGATCCGAAATGTTATTGAGCGGGCAGTATTGTTTGAACAAGGCGATGTGCTTTCACCTCAAACCATCAGTCTCCAACATGATAGCCAGTCCAGAGAGGTACAGGATCTATTGGATGTTAGCGTAAATCAGGTATTTCACCTTCCAGAGGAGGGTATTTCACTAGAGGAACTTGAACAGAATCTATTGAAACAGGCACTTGAGCGCACCGGGGGTAACAAAACCAAGGCTGCGGCATTACTGGGCCTTAGCCGGGAAACTATGAAATACCGACTAAAGAAATTCAAACTATCCTGA
- a CDS encoding tetratricopeptide repeat protein, translated as MGDTNLQSFLSAVHKLAVRRCGQDFADYLIRLRSERERLLKKSWKKTAPEELGSKTEIFREIDFDTIQLHSAKFLEERQYLGLLYEIAKIAIPYGQFHKAQQLLLLLKDHSALLKDDNFAVQVHQRLGDISFYLSDFNTSLTEYELCMDYYIKLKNPQLLAGVMLSISVVLVEKGEVDRAESLMQEAKALATEYQLNRKLIKINMNLGNIYHMKGSYDDSLSHLMQTLELLGDNDDHSIRARILHNIGLAYKAKHEDAKALENFNQSIELSTTAENNYMKSLTYLEKSEILYREDDLSAGTALATSAFQAFSQFGDRLSIGETYKILGMISGKRKNYRTAQAFLENSLRICRDHNKPLNVGQTQVELAHLFMEQGDTDKAIELLKDAKASFVDLHALARVSEVEGELSTLME; from the coding sequence ATGGGTGACACAAATTTACAATCCTTCTTAAGCGCTGTTCACAAGCTGGCAGTTAGAAGATGTGGGCAAGATTTTGCTGACTATCTGATACGTCTGCGAAGCGAGCGTGAGAGGCTGCTAAAGAAGAGTTGGAAGAAGACCGCACCAGAGGAACTAGGGAGCAAGACTGAAATTTTCAGAGAGATCGATTTTGATACAATTCAGCTTCATTCCGCCAAGTTCCTGGAAGAGCGTCAATACCTTGGATTACTTTACGAGATTGCCAAAATAGCCATTCCTTATGGTCAATTTCACAAAGCTCAGCAACTGCTTCTGCTATTGAAGGATCATTCTGCTCTCTTAAAGGATGATAACTTCGCCGTACAGGTTCATCAGAGATTAGGTGATATTTCTTTTTATCTCTCGGATTTCAATACAAGCCTGACCGAATATGAACTCTGTATGGATTACTATATCAAGCTAAAGAATCCTCAGCTACTCGCCGGAGTAATGCTTTCTATAAGTGTTGTTCTCGTAGAGAAAGGTGAGGTAGATCGTGCTGAGAGTCTGATGCAGGAAGCCAAAGCGCTTGCTACAGAGTATCAGCTCAACAGAAAGTTGATTAAGATCAACATGAACCTGGGTAATATTTACCATATGAAGGGTTCCTACGATGACTCACTAAGCCATCTGATGCAAACACTCGAGCTACTGGGTGATAATGATGATCATTCTATCAGGGCGAGAATTCTGCATAATATCGGACTTGCCTACAAGGCGAAACACGAAGATGCAAAAGCATTGGAGAACTTTAATCAGAGTATCGAACTGTCTACCACGGCAGAGAATAACTATATGAAGAGCCTCACATATCTGGAGAAGTCAGAGATCCTCTACCGCGAGGATGATCTGTCCGCTGGAACCGCATTGGCTACATCAGCGTTTCAGGCATTCTCTCAGTTCGGTGATCGGCTGAGTATCGGTGAGACCTACAAGATACTTGGTATGATATCCGGTAAACGGAAGAACTATCGTACTGCCCAGGCATTCCTGGAGAATAGTCTCAGGATATGTAGAGACCATAATAAACCCTTGAACGTTGGTCAAACTCAGGTTGAGTTAGCCCATCTCTTCATGGAGCAGGGAGATACCGATAAGGCTATTGAGTTGCTCAAAGATGCCAAAGCCAGCTTTGTTGATTTACATGCACTGGCTCGGGTATCAGAAGTTGAGGGTGAGTTATCCACCCTGATGGAATAG